A stretch of DNA from Nitratireductor thuwali:
GGCATCTCGCGGGCCGATGCCTTTCGGGAAGCCGCCAAACCGTTCTGGAAATGAGCAGTTCCAGGAAAACCGGGTCAATTCCAGATGCGATAGAGGCAGGTGCGGCCCCGGCCGGTCAGCGCGCCGTGCGGGCGCTCCTTCTGCGCACGCCCAGAAAATCGTCCACCAGTACGGCAAGGCTGCCCAGCACGAGGAAAAGCAGGGCGATTCCTCCAACGGTCAGCAGGATTTCGCCGAACCCCAGAACCCGCGTATCCAGAAACGGATAGGGCACCTCCCCGGCGATGGGCGCCCGTGCCAGCACGTAGAGAAGGTATCCCACAGGGTAGGCCAGCCAATAGGGAATATGGCGCCAGCGCAAGCTGCCGTCGGCGCCTGCCAGCAGCCACCATGCCAGGAACAGGGCCGGCGCCGCGTAATGCAGCAGCATGTCGCAGAGCAGAAACAGGCCCTGCGGGCGCCAAAGATCGGCGAGCAGCAGATAATAGACCAGGCCTACGGCAGCGATGGCCACCGCCACGCCCGCGCGAACCTCTGGGCGGCGGAAAAAGGCCGGGCGTCCGCCAAGCGCCGCCAGATGCGTCAGCACCACCAGGATGTTCGTGAGGATGGTGAAGAATGAGAAGTAGTAGATGATCGAACCGCCGAGACTGCGGCCGTTCTCCATTGAGGCTGGCACGGTTATGGCGAACTGCAGTGTCAGAGCGAACAGGCCGATGACAACGCCGGCCAGATTGAGCACGCGCACCATCATCTCAGCCCTTGCAGTCTGCGCTGCCTCCGGACCAGCGCATGATGTCCGCGTTCACCCGTCCGCCAGTCGACGTCGTGGCGAGCGGCCCGTAGGTCTCGATTTTCACCGGCGAGCCGGAAGCCTCGATGACGAGGACCGGCAAGCCCTGGGCCCTCTTCGAGTGAACCAGAAGAAGGCGCGGGCTGCCGGCCGTGTCCAGTTCCGGGACCAGTCGCAGACCGTCGAATGCCCGGTCCCGCGCGCGCATCCAGCACCGCGCGCCCGCCTCGTTGATGTGCTGCAGAGCAACGGTCGGGCTGTCGGCTTGCACCGTCAGGGCAAGGGGACCCCCCATCGGCTCAGGCGTGCAGCCCGTGGCCAGAATGGCCAGCGCCAGCGCGCCCGCCGCCGGCGTTGCGCCACGCCTCCACCGGCCGCGCGGCCGGGGATGGGCTGGAGGACGAATCACGCGGCTTTGCCCAGAACGCTTTCGAAAAGCGCCCGACCGTCATCGCCGCCATGGGCCGTTTCGATCAGGTTTTCGGGATGCGGCATCAGGCCGAGAACATTGCCGCTTTCGCTGACGATGCCGGCTATGTCGTTCATCGAGCCATTGGGATTGGTGCCCTCGGCGTAGCGGAAGAGCACCTGGCCTTCGCCCTCGATCCGCTTCAGCACCGCCTCGTCGGCGAAGTAGTTGCCGTCATGGTGGGCCACGGGACAGCGGATGATCTGCCCCGGCTGGTAAAAGCGGGTAAAGGCTGTGTTGGCGTTTTCCACGCGCAGCTTCACTTCCCGGCAGACGAATTTCAGCGATGCGTTGCGCATCAGCGCGCCGGGCAGCAGG
This window harbors:
- the purQ gene encoding phosphoribosylformylglycinamidine synthase subunit PurQ, which encodes MKSAIIQLPGLNRDRDMIAALTKISGHAPHLVWQTETALPDVDLVVIPGGFSYGDYLRCGAIGARMPVMRAVAEKAAQGVMVMGVCNGFQILLEAGLLPGALMRNASLKFVCREVKLRVENANTAFTRFYQPGQIIRCPVAHHDGNYFADEAVLKRIEGEGQVLFRYAEGTNPNGSMNDIAGIVSESGNVLGLMPHPENLIETAHGGDDGRALFESVLGKAA
- a CDS encoding Pr6Pr family membrane protein → MMVRVLNLAGVVIGLFALTLQFAITVPASMENGRSLGGSIIYYFSFFTILTNILVVLTHLAALGGRPAFFRRPEVRAGVAVAIAAVGLVYYLLLADLWRPQGLFLLCDMLLHYAAPALFLAWWLLAGADGSLRWRHIPYWLAYPVGYLLYVLARAPIAGEVPYPFLDTRVLGFGEILLTVGGIALLFLVLGSLAVLVDDFLGVRRRSARTAR